A window of Corallococcus macrosporus DSM 14697 contains these coding sequences:
- a CDS encoding TIR domain-containing protein → MLPVFAIVGLGGLLWWATRNGHPSAFISFAAEDAKYRDYLVEQAKRERTPFKFQDRSLHEPFSNAWKTQTREIIKKSDVMIVMIGADTHRAEGALWEIRTAREEGVYVFGVHISKNSKGKIPKELHFCRVVEWSHDGIAEELSRAELYRKRKMARE, encoded by the coding sequence ATGCTTCCTGTTTTTGCGATAGTTGGACTTGGCGGCCTGCTCTGGTGGGCCACAAGAAATGGCCATCCTAGTGCATTTATTAGTTTTGCGGCAGAAGATGCAAAATATCGGGACTATTTGGTGGAGCAGGCCAAGCGAGAAAGAACTCCGTTCAAATTCCAGGACCGCTCACTTCATGAGCCATTTAGCAACGCCTGGAAGACTCAGACTCGAGAGATAATCAAAAAATCGGATGTTATGATTGTGATGATTGGGGCTGATACGCACAGGGCAGAGGGCGCTTTATGGGAAATTCGCACGGCCCGCGAGGAAGGGGTTTATGTTTTTGGAGTTCATATTAGCAAGAATTCGAAGGGGAAAATTCCCAAGGAGCTTCATTTTTGTCGTGTTGTCGAGTGGAGCCACGACGGGATCGCTGAAGAGTTGAGTCGAGCTGAACTCTATCGCAAGCGGAAGATGGCTAGAGAGTGA
- a CDS encoding STM4013/SEN3800 family hydrolase: MDMNAVVGTHDLLFITLDTLRYDVAEQLAAQGRTPNLTALLPGGRWEPRHSPASFTYAAHHAFFAGFLPTPATPGPHPRRFAMRFEGSETTAPGTCVLDAPDLVTGLAARGYHTVCIGGVGFFNKRNPLGSVLPGLFAESHWSPELGVREPRSTGHQVALAVQRLEAVPREQRVFLFINVSALHQPNRHYLPGATEDSRESHAAALAYVDSQLPPLFAALRRRGPSFCIVCSDHGTAYGDDGFTGHRLAHPVVWTVPYAEFLLPRETAP, from the coding sequence ATGGACATGAACGCCGTGGTCGGCACGCACGACCTGCTCTTCATCACCCTGGACACCCTGCGCTACGACGTGGCGGAGCAGCTCGCGGCCCAGGGCCGCACGCCGAACCTCACGGCCCTGTTGCCGGGAGGCCGGTGGGAGCCGCGGCACTCCCCCGCGAGCTTCACCTACGCGGCGCACCACGCCTTCTTCGCCGGCTTCCTGCCCACGCCCGCCACGCCCGGTCCGCATCCGCGGCGGTTCGCGATGCGCTTCGAGGGCAGCGAGACGACGGCGCCGGGCACCTGCGTGCTGGACGCGCCGGACCTCGTCACGGGGCTGGCGGCGCGCGGCTACCACACGGTGTGCATTGGCGGCGTGGGCTTCTTCAACAAGCGCAACCCGCTGGGCAGCGTGCTCCCGGGGCTCTTCGCGGAGAGCCACTGGAGCCCCGAGCTGGGCGTGCGGGAGCCGCGCTCCACCGGGCATCAGGTGGCGCTCGCCGTCCAACGGCTGGAGGCCGTGCCTCGCGAGCAGCGCGTCTTCCTCTTCATCAACGTGTCCGCGCTGCACCAGCCGAACCGGCACTACCTGCCGGGCGCGACGGAGGACTCGCGCGAGTCCCACGCCGCGGCGCTGGCGTACGTGGACTCGCAGCTCCCTCCGCTCTTCGCGGCCCTGCGGCGCCGGGGGCCTTCCTTCTGCATCGTCTGTTCGGACCACGGCACCGCCTACGGCGACGACGGCTTCACCGGCCATCGCCTGGCGCATCCGGTGGTGTGGACGGTGCCCTACGCTGAATTCCTGCTACCTCGAGAGACCGCACCATGA
- a CDS encoding LOG family protein, with product MIEIETIEAFEKHLAAGVGFTNVVIQGLDLRRFTRELVSAELAGAVFLGCELEKDALKATVDHGAMVFPPISGLPYLPYRGGLYTPEELYAGFDPARPASYEDTPDARIYAHWAANGRGSPPTLLETMAQRLHDHSVTQAMEGLLYRSGGARKVVAIMGGHSMKRGQADYRSVATLARELARRGFFMVSGGGPGAMEATHVGAWFARRTEAELDDGLAMLSRAPSYTDRDWLSRAFDVRRAFPLAEDDLPFCASLGIPTWHYGHEPPNPFATHIAKYFANSVREDGLLTIAKGGIIYSPGSAGTIQEVFQDACQNHYNSVGVISPMIFLGTEFWTRTRPVYPLLHQLAQGYDYARYLMLTDSREEVVRALEAYDGEANPPR from the coding sequence GTGATTGAAATCGAGACCATCGAGGCGTTCGAAAAGCACCTCGCGGCGGGGGTGGGGTTCACCAACGTCGTCATCCAGGGGCTGGACCTGCGGAGGTTCACCCGGGAGCTGGTGTCCGCGGAGCTCGCGGGCGCCGTCTTCCTGGGCTGTGAGCTGGAGAAGGACGCGCTGAAGGCCACCGTGGACCACGGGGCCATGGTGTTCCCACCCATCTCCGGTCTGCCGTACCTGCCGTACCGCGGCGGGCTGTACACGCCGGAGGAGCTGTACGCGGGCTTCGACCCCGCGAGGCCGGCGTCGTACGAGGACACGCCGGATGCGCGCATCTATGCCCACTGGGCGGCGAACGGGCGGGGCAGCCCTCCCACGCTGCTGGAGACGATGGCGCAGCGCCTCCATGACCACTCGGTGACGCAGGCCATGGAGGGGCTGCTGTACCGCTCCGGCGGCGCGCGCAAGGTGGTGGCCATCATGGGCGGCCACTCCATGAAGCGAGGGCAGGCGGACTATCGTTCCGTGGCGACCCTGGCGCGCGAGCTGGCTCGCCGGGGCTTCTTCATGGTCAGCGGCGGTGGGCCCGGCGCCATGGAGGCCACCCACGTGGGCGCGTGGTTCGCCCGGCGCACGGAGGCGGAGCTGGATGACGGGCTGGCCATGCTCTCGCGGGCGCCCAGCTACACGGACCGGGACTGGCTGTCGCGCGCCTTCGACGTGCGCCGCGCCTTCCCGCTGGCGGAGGATGACCTCCCGTTCTGCGCCAGCCTGGGCATCCCCACCTGGCACTACGGGCACGAGCCGCCCAACCCCTTCGCCACGCACATCGCGAAGTACTTCGCCAACAGCGTGCGCGAGGACGGCCTGCTGACCATCGCCAAGGGCGGCATCATCTATTCGCCCGGCAGCGCGGGCACCATCCAGGAGGTGTTCCAGGACGCGTGCCAGAACCACTACAACTCGGTGGGCGTCATCAGCCCCATGATCTTCCTGGGCACCGAGTTCTGGACGCGCACCCGGCCCGTGTATCCGCTGCTGCATCAGCTCGCGCAGGGGTATGACTACGCGCGCTACCTGATGCTCACGGATTCGCGGGAGGAGGTCGTCCGGGCGCTGGAGGCGTATGACGGCGAGGCGAACCCGCCTCGCTGA
- a CDS encoding STM4011 family radical SAM protein codes for MKLTVLYRGPLSSCNYGCEYCPFGKWKHTEEELAKDRADLERFVAWVEARTQDTVSVFFTPWGEALIWPWYQEALARLSHLPHVERLAIQTNLSCKLDWLARASADKLGIWATYHPEWTKRHRFVAQCAKLTELGVRHSVGVVGFLRFTEEAEALRAELPADTYLWINAVKDGQEEPYTAEDVARFTRLDPLFPVNNTRHPSLGRACRGGESVISVDGEGTARRCHFIEEAIGNIYAPDFDAALKPRPCAKQTCGCHIGYVHLEYLELDRVFGSGILERVPAIRWGGRP; via the coding sequence ATGAAGCTCACCGTGCTCTATCGAGGCCCGCTGTCGAGCTGTAACTACGGCTGCGAGTACTGCCCCTTCGGCAAGTGGAAGCACACCGAGGAGGAGCTGGCCAAGGACCGCGCGGACCTGGAGCGCTTCGTCGCGTGGGTGGAGGCGCGCACGCAGGACACGGTGTCGGTGTTCTTCACGCCGTGGGGCGAGGCGCTCATCTGGCCCTGGTATCAGGAGGCGCTGGCCCGCCTGTCACACCTGCCGCACGTGGAGCGGCTGGCCATCCAGACGAACCTGTCCTGCAAGCTGGACTGGTTGGCCCGGGCGAGCGCGGACAAGCTGGGCATCTGGGCCACGTACCACCCGGAGTGGACGAAGCGGCACCGCTTCGTGGCCCAGTGCGCGAAGCTGACCGAATTGGGTGTGCGGCACAGCGTGGGCGTGGTGGGCTTCCTGCGCTTCACGGAGGAGGCGGAGGCCCTGCGCGCCGAGCTCCCCGCGGACACCTACCTGTGGATCAACGCCGTGAAGGACGGGCAGGAGGAGCCGTACACGGCCGAGGACGTGGCGCGCTTCACGCGGCTGGACCCGCTGTTCCCGGTGAACAACACACGCCACCCGAGCCTGGGCCGCGCGTGCCGGGGCGGGGAGTCCGTCATCTCCGTGGACGGCGAGGGCACGGCGCGGCGGTGCCACTTCATTGAAGAAGCGATTGGGAACATCTACGCGCCGGACTTCGACGCCGCGTTGAAGCCCCGGCCGTGCGCGAAGCAGACCTGTGGGTGCCATATCGGGTACGTGCACCTGGAGTACCTGGAGCTGGACCGCGTCTTCGGCTCGGGCATCCTGGAGCGCGTCCCGGCAATCCGCTGGGGAGGACGTCCCTAG
- a CDS encoding STM4014 family protein produces the protein MAGAPPFILIGNPENRRVALFQEALARQGLSPAHVVAWRELLAAPGLLADLPDSEALVRIDSTGENWDVEKALLKRGYADAVGHGCSVLTPEQVDRLPEDHGRILSPRQHHLGFLRVLAELEAIFTAHPRWRVLQKPSAIADLFDKRITSRRYAALGVPVPEALEGVTDVESLRARMEEADCREVFVKVSCGSSASCLAIYRRGRSADTLTTTIEVAKTGWYNSLKVRRIEEPERVDEILTYLLREGSQVERSIPKARLGGDYFDCRVLMVRGEPAFTVVRQSLRPITNLHLGGWRGDLDDFHAEVPRNELADAIESCRTVAKSHDCLHVGIDLMYEEHFTGHRVIEANAFGDLLPNLRRDGLTVYEWEIREALRTT, from the coding sequence ATGGCAGGCGCGCCTCCGTTCATCCTCATCGGCAATCCGGAGAACCGGCGCGTCGCGCTCTTTCAGGAGGCCCTGGCCCGCCAGGGCCTCTCCCCCGCCCACGTCGTGGCCTGGCGTGAGCTGCTGGCGGCACCGGGCCTCCTGGCGGACCTGCCGGATTCGGAGGCGCTGGTCCGTATCGACTCCACGGGGGAGAACTGGGACGTGGAGAAGGCCCTGCTCAAGCGGGGCTACGCGGACGCCGTGGGCCACGGCTGCTCGGTCCTCACGCCGGAGCAGGTGGACCGGCTGCCCGAGGACCACGGCCGCATCCTCAGCCCCCGGCAGCATCACCTGGGCTTCCTGCGCGTCCTGGCGGAGCTGGAGGCCATCTTCACCGCGCACCCTCGCTGGCGCGTCCTTCAGAAGCCCTCCGCCATCGCGGACCTCTTCGACAAGCGCATCACCTCCCGCCGCTACGCCGCCCTGGGCGTGCCCGTTCCAGAGGCCCTGGAAGGCGTCACGGACGTGGAATCACTCCGTGCGCGGATGGAAGAAGCGGACTGCCGCGAGGTCTTCGTGAAGGTGTCGTGCGGCTCGTCCGCGTCGTGCCTCGCCATCTACCGGCGGGGGCGCTCGGCGGACACGCTGACCACCACCATCGAAGTGGCGAAGACGGGCTGGTACAACTCGCTGAAGGTGCGCCGCATCGAGGAGCCCGAGCGGGTGGATGAAATCCTCACGTACCTGCTGCGCGAGGGCTCACAGGTGGAGCGCTCGATTCCCAAGGCGCGGCTGGGCGGCGACTACTTCGACTGCCGCGTGCTGATGGTCCGCGGCGAGCCGGCCTTCACGGTGGTGCGGCAGAGCCTGCGGCCCATCACCAACCTGCACCTGGGCGGCTGGCGGGGCGACCTGGACGACTTCCACGCAGAGGTCCCCCGGAATGAGCTCGCGGACGCCATAGAGAGCTGCCGCACGGTGGCGAAGTCCCATGACTGCCTCCACGTGGGCATCGACCTCATGTACGAGGAGCACTTCACCGGGCACCGGGTGATTGAAGCCAATGCCTTTGGAGATTTGCTCCCCAACCTCCGCCGCGACGGGCTCACCGTGTACGAGTGGGAGATTCGCGAGGCCCTCCGCACAACATGA
- a CDS encoding TIR domain-containing protein → MARNNRLFISFAVPEDTWARDFLVGQARGAHSPFHFVDMSVKTPWDSQWKTNCRTKIRGCDGLIVMVSKNTERSSGALWEVRCALEERIPVIGVWAYSDDSSVPFELLGIRIIPWNWQGIANFITRL, encoded by the coding sequence ATGGCGCGAAACAATCGACTCTTTATCAGCTTTGCAGTCCCCGAAGATACTTGGGCTCGTGATTTCCTAGTGGGTCAAGCAAGAGGCGCTCACAGTCCATTCCATTTCGTAGACATGTCCGTAAAAACTCCTTGGGACAGCCAGTGGAAAACCAACTGCCGAACCAAAATCCGCGGCTGCGACGGCCTCATCGTCATGGTGAGTAAAAACACCGAACGCTCCAGTGGAGCTCTTTGGGAAGTCCGATGTGCTCTTGAGGAGCGGATTCCCGTCATAGGGGTATGGGCCTACTCAGATGACAGCTCCGTTCCATTTGAACTCCTTGGCATACGCATAATCCCTTGGAATTGGCAGGGCATTGCCAACTTCATCACCCGACTCTAA
- a CDS encoding HAD family hydrolase, translating to MRPRAVFFDLDDTLIDRAGAFTRYVDSLVARYPAVFPEARRAESVAWLHTVDGRGGVSRSAFCQQVTEAFPGLGLTPDALWEDLASRLPQLVHEDADVCDWVASVARCRPVAVVSNGSARVQRTKLARAGLADVLPEVFLSGEVGASKPDARIFEAALAHIGRPPEEVLHVGDDPERDVMGAARLGLATCWVSHGRPWPSALPPPTFTVECIPKRIDDIAGVLTRWT from the coding sequence ATGCGGCCCCGGGCCGTCTTCTTCGACTTGGATGACACGCTGATTGACCGCGCGGGCGCCTTCACGCGCTACGTGGATTCGCTCGTCGCCCGTTACCCGGCGGTGTTCCCCGAGGCCCGGCGCGCCGAGTCCGTGGCGTGGCTGCACACGGTGGATGGCCGCGGCGGCGTGTCCCGGAGCGCGTTCTGCCAGCAGGTGACGGAGGCGTTCCCGGGCCTGGGCCTCACGCCGGACGCGCTCTGGGAGGACCTGGCCTCGCGCCTGCCGCAGCTCGTCCACGAGGACGCGGACGTCTGCGATTGGGTGGCCTCCGTGGCCCGGTGCCGGCCGGTGGCGGTGGTGTCCAATGGCTCGGCGCGGGTGCAGCGCACCAAGCTGGCCCGCGCGGGGCTGGCGGACGTGTTGCCGGAGGTCTTCCTCTCCGGCGAGGTGGGCGCGTCGAAGCCGGACGCCCGCATCTTCGAGGCCGCGCTGGCCCACATCGGACGGCCGCCGGAGGAGGTGCTGCACGTGGGGGACGACCCGGAGCGGGACGTCATGGGCGCCGCGCGGCTGGGGCTGGCCACCTGCTGGGTGTCACACGGCCGCCCGTGGCCGTCCGCGCTGCCGCCGCCCACCTTCACCGTGGAGTGCATCCCGAAGCGCATCGACGACATCGCCGGAGTGCTCACGCGATGGACATGA
- a CDS encoding RipA family octameric membrane protein: MAKRRRSSRSESSRSERPTKPLTKEQNHNTIQPNNKNTSNTSNTSNPTKNNSNASIKILAAPSEEYGAEYRSHLLDQYKMYIELMDKVSERRQHANTFFLTINTALIGLLGIAWPQGTPNSAIQWHVGVGLAGLSLCYSWNRLLRSYRGINQGKFDVIHAIEEYLPLRLFAAEWTALGEGKDKKKYLPFTAIEPWVPWVFFALHLGILVAASVQLYHSLAIFRLR, encoded by the coding sequence ATGGCAAAACGACGCAGATCTTCCCGCAGTGAATCTTCCCGCAGCGAACGCCCTACCAAGCCCCTCACAAAAGAACAAAACCACAACACAATTCAACCCAACAACAAAAACACGTCAAACACGTCAAACACGTCAAACCCGACAAAAAACAACAGCAACGCATCAATAAAAATATTAGCCGCCCCCTCCGAAGAGTATGGGGCCGAATACCGCTCACATCTACTGGACCAATACAAAATGTACATAGAACTAATGGATAAAGTCAGCGAACGCCGTCAGCATGCGAACACATTCTTTCTCACGATCAACACGGCTCTCATAGGATTACTCGGAATCGCCTGGCCCCAAGGCACTCCCAACTCAGCCATTCAATGGCATGTCGGAGTTGGACTGGCGGGGCTGTCGCTCTGCTACTCATGGAACCGCCTGCTCAGATCCTACAGAGGCATCAATCAAGGAAAATTCGACGTCATCCATGCGATAGAAGAATACCTACCACTACGCCTCTTTGCAGCAGAATGGACCGCGCTGGGAGAAGGGAAGGACAAAAAAAAATACCTTCCATTCACCGCCATTGAGCCCTGGGTTCCGTGGGTATTCTTCGCCCTGCACTTAGGAATACTCGTAGCCGCGTCAGTTCAGCTCTATCACTCTCTAGCCATCTTCCGCTTGCGATAG
- a CDS encoding STM4012 family radical SAM protein has product MTRLEQMLEGSPYVAYLYGYPHKTAYRPFTPTLPLESVWAEERRDALFLYVHVPFCEMRCGFCNLFTAAGPKQDVVDGYLGALVRETKRVKDALGTATFARAAIGGGTPTLLDVAGLNTVFDLAEGVMGADMKNIPVSVEVSPETVDAQKLQVLRSRGTDRVSMGIQSFIEAEVAAVKRPQKTAQVEAALDLIRATGFPTLNLDLIYGMEGQTEESFLYSLRTALRYTPEEIYLYPLYVRPLTFLGKKARAWDDLRLSLYRVGRDFLLSEGYTQVSMRMFRAKHAPDLGGPVYRCQEDGMVGLGCGARSYTGRVHYSSEYAVGSREVRSIISSYSERTEASFGEVGYGFRLDSEERRRRYMLLSLLADGVDLAEYRQRFCTDALEDFPELEELEAHGLARNHGGVVRLTAAGVERSDLIGPWLHSEQVQAMMKEYAWR; this is encoded by the coding sequence ATGACGCGTCTGGAGCAGATGCTCGAAGGGTCGCCCTATGTGGCGTACCTCTACGGCTACCCGCACAAGACGGCCTACCGGCCCTTCACGCCCACGCTCCCGCTGGAGTCCGTCTGGGCGGAGGAGCGCCGCGACGCGCTGTTCCTCTACGTCCACGTGCCCTTCTGCGAGATGCGCTGCGGCTTCTGCAACCTGTTCACCGCCGCCGGGCCGAAGCAGGACGTGGTGGACGGGTACCTGGGCGCGCTGGTCCGCGAGACGAAGCGGGTGAAGGACGCGCTGGGCACGGCGACGTTCGCCCGGGCCGCCATTGGCGGTGGCACGCCGACGCTGCTGGACGTGGCGGGGTTGAACACCGTGTTCGACCTGGCGGAAGGCGTCATGGGCGCGGACATGAAGAACATCCCCGTGTCCGTGGAGGTGTCGCCGGAGACGGTGGACGCGCAGAAGCTCCAGGTGCTCCGCTCGCGCGGCACGGACCGGGTGAGCATGGGCATCCAGAGCTTCATCGAGGCGGAGGTGGCCGCGGTGAAGCGGCCCCAGAAGACGGCGCAGGTGGAGGCGGCGCTGGACCTCATCCGCGCCACGGGCTTCCCCACGCTGAACCTGGACCTCATCTACGGCATGGAGGGGCAGACGGAGGAGAGCTTCCTCTACTCGCTGCGGACCGCGCTTCGCTATACGCCGGAGGAAATCTACCTCTATCCGCTCTACGTCCGGCCGCTGACCTTCCTGGGCAAGAAGGCGCGCGCGTGGGACGACCTGCGCCTGTCGCTGTACCGCGTGGGCCGCGACTTCCTCCTGTCGGAGGGCTACACGCAGGTCTCCATGCGGATGTTCCGCGCGAAGCACGCGCCGGACCTGGGCGGCCCGGTGTACCGCTGCCAGGAGGACGGCATGGTGGGGCTGGGCTGCGGGGCGCGCTCGTATACGGGCCGGGTACATTACTCGTCCGAGTACGCGGTGGGCTCGCGCGAGGTGCGCTCCATCATCTCCTCGTACAGCGAGCGCACGGAGGCGTCCTTCGGCGAGGTGGGCTACGGCTTCCGCCTGGACTCCGAGGAGCGGCGCCGGCGTTACATGCTGCTGTCCCTGCTGGCGGACGGCGTGGACCTGGCCGAGTACCGGCAGCGCTTCTGCACCGACGCGCTGGAGGACTTCCCGGAGCTGGAGGAGCTGGAGGCGCACGGGCTGGCGCGGAACCACGGCGGCGTGGTGCGGCTCACCGCGGCCGGCGTGGAGCGCTCCGACCTGATTGGCCCCTGGCTCCACTCCGAGCAGGTGCAGGCGATGATGAAGGAGTACGCTTGGCGATGA
- a CDS encoding AAA family ATPase, whose product MNPTSGSCVACGARFLGGVLACPKSAPGGLRDAPVRRWSPGLCHPPLVGRLALLKRLMALAEDVRRGLGRAVWLLGEEGMGKTRLKDAFVERLAAEGFEVWEGSVLALPGAPAGLFRELLDATRALSPPAGTGRVSSADAERIQRFLEGRERQGVPASLVSERTALFDSLCHALMPDRRPRLLVLEDWQHADPLSHALVEELVSRLSHTPLLLLALQRPGGTAPAPLTAEVLTVGRLGPAESAALLEGRLRGKDSLTPAGREALLRGSAGHPLHLLHAVTLHEEQPELGVPLTGEAALAARQALLPPAQREVLRAASVLGPSFPRAVLVALAGGVGPLALLETGGWLRSVSGGRYTWAVEPALGEDWLPEAALPAAHRRAAEAYEALPEPLRHRACMELTRQWLSAEDSGRALPYLVTLAGWHLAALEPGPAMAVYRFALGLTDALPPDTAREWRRRLWEYMGDAHRLAGEAAEAEAAWHTARKLDDEGLASPASDRARRLFKRASVVLALGRPEEVLGLDREGRRDCLSSAPLMSVSMDALCALALCALGRFEEARARTVLAREQLQLTVKEDGAARAGVQALLHRAMGGVQLGLGSPEAAASEYAQVLHWSERAGDTWEHSTALLHLGDAYSRAGDRERAAHFFQLALELDSRTGDRRGMAYTHHGLALLHTRAGAPELAKEDALRGLQLASMLEDRRLQSLLRCVLGRAQLQLGELEEAGRQLQLAARDASAAGARLELLQAEACLRVLEARR is encoded by the coding sequence ATGAACCCGACTTCGGGCTCGTGCGTTGCGTGTGGGGCGCGTTTCCTGGGAGGCGTACTGGCGTGCCCCAAGAGCGCACCGGGAGGGCTCCGGGACGCGCCGGTGCGCCGGTGGTCGCCAGGCCTGTGCCACCCGCCCCTGGTGGGCCGGCTCGCGCTGCTGAAGCGGCTCATGGCCCTGGCGGAGGATGTGCGACGCGGGCTGGGGCGGGCGGTGTGGCTCCTGGGGGAGGAGGGGATGGGCAAGACGCGCCTCAAGGACGCCTTCGTGGAGCGCCTGGCCGCCGAGGGTTTCGAGGTCTGGGAAGGCAGTGTCCTGGCGCTGCCGGGCGCGCCCGCGGGCCTCTTCCGGGAGCTGCTGGACGCCACGCGGGCGCTCAGCCCGCCCGCCGGGACGGGCCGCGTGTCCAGCGCGGACGCGGAGCGAATCCAGCGATTCCTGGAGGGACGTGAGCGCCAGGGTGTCCCGGCGAGCCTCGTGTCGGAGCGCACCGCGCTGTTCGACTCGCTCTGCCACGCGCTGATGCCCGACCGGCGTCCCCGCCTGCTGGTCCTGGAGGACTGGCAGCACGCGGACCCGCTCAGCCACGCGCTGGTGGAGGAGCTGGTGTCGCGGCTGTCGCACACGCCGCTGCTGCTCCTGGCGCTCCAGCGGCCCGGAGGCACGGCGCCGGCGCCGCTCACCGCGGAGGTCCTGACGGTGGGGCGGCTGGGGCCCGCCGAGTCCGCGGCGCTGCTGGAGGGGCGTCTGCGTGGCAAGGACTCCCTGACCCCCGCGGGCCGGGAGGCCCTCCTGCGCGGCAGCGCCGGCCACCCGCTGCACCTGCTGCACGCGGTGACGTTGCATGAGGAGCAGCCGGAGCTGGGCGTGCCGCTCACGGGCGAGGCGGCGCTGGCGGCGCGTCAGGCCTTGCTGCCCCCCGCTCAGCGGGAGGTGCTGCGGGCGGCGTCGGTGCTGGGGCCGTCGTTTCCCCGGGCGGTGCTGGTGGCGCTGGCGGGTGGGGTGGGGCCGCTGGCGCTGCTGGAGACGGGGGGCTGGCTGCGTTCTGTGTCGGGGGGACGCTACACCTGGGCGGTGGAGCCCGCGCTGGGAGAGGATTGGCTGCCGGAGGCGGCGCTGCCAGCGGCGCACCGGCGGGCCGCGGAGGCCTATGAGGCCTTGCCGGAGCCCCTGCGCCACCGGGCCTGTATGGAATTGACGCGGCAATGGCTTTCCGCGGAGGACTCCGGCCGGGCCTTGCCCTACCTGGTGACGCTGGCGGGGTGGCACCTGGCGGCGCTGGAGCCGGGGCCGGCCATGGCGGTGTATCGCTTCGCGCTGGGATTGACGGACGCCCTGCCGCCCGACACCGCGCGGGAGTGGCGGCGCCGGCTCTGGGAATACATGGGAGACGCGCACCGTCTGGCCGGCGAGGCCGCGGAGGCGGAGGCCGCCTGGCATACGGCCCGGAAGCTGGATGACGAGGGATTGGCTTCGCCCGCGAGCGACCGGGCCCGGCGTCTGTTCAAGCGCGCGTCGGTGGTGCTCGCGCTGGGCCGGCCCGAGGAGGTGTTGGGATTGGACAGGGAGGGGCGCAGGGACTGTCTGTCCTCGGCGCCGTTGATGTCCGTGTCCATGGATGCGCTGTGCGCGCTGGCGCTCTGCGCCCTGGGGCGGTTCGAGGAGGCGCGGGCGAGGACCGTCCTGGCCCGCGAGCAGCTCCAGCTCACGGTGAAGGAGGACGGCGCCGCGCGGGCGGGCGTGCAGGCCTTGCTCCACCGGGCCATGGGCGGCGTGCAGCTCGGCCTGGGCTCCCCGGAGGCCGCGGCGTCCGAGTACGCCCAGGTGCTGCACTGGAGCGAGCGCGCGGGCGACACCTGGGAGCACTCCACGGCGCTGTTGCACCTGGGGGATGCCTATTCGCGGGCCGGAGACCGGGAGCGTGCGGCGCACTTCTTCCAGCTCGCGCTGGAGCTGGACTCGCGCACGGGAGACCGCCGGGGCATGGCCTACACGCACCACGGCCTGGCGCTGCTGCACACGCGCGCCGGGGCGCCGGAGCTGGCGAAGGAAGACGCGCTGCGTGGGCTCCAGCTCGCGTCCATGCTGGAGGACCGGCGGCTCCAGTCCCTGCTGCGCTGCGTCCTCGGGCGGGCCCAGTTGCAGCTTGGGGAGTTGGAGGAGGCCGGACGGCAACTCCAGTTGGCCGCGCGGGACGCCTCCGCCGCGGGCGCCCGGCTGGAGCTGCTCCAGGCGGAGGCGTGCCTGCGGGTGTTGGAGGCGCGGCGATAA